A single region of the Lepus europaeus isolate LE1 chromosome 1, mLepTim1.pri, whole genome shotgun sequence genome encodes:
- the LOC133758313 gene encoding TRPM8 channel-associated factor 2-like isoform X2, with the protein MGPFLLNAVSWLARGQTGKVGVNPRLKNLCSLLSGHGLECALEPHLTRDMSVYCCAAYTDKEAKELQEFVAEGGGLLIGGQAWWWASQNPGQSALANFPGNIILNCFGLSILARTLSPGCFPTPTPEMRSYHFRKALSEFQAALSHGGRDLEKSCLAKLREDGAAFLQIPAEGIPAYASFHRLLRKMLLRSGLPAVSKENPVARDSCEATMLCLATELAHSGTDCSQLVQRLGTCASSLQPLEHSITVEINGTNPGNGDSWLSTGLYLLEGQNAEVSLSEAAASAGLKVQIGCHTDNLTNAKKLSRAPVVTHQCCMDRTKKSLSCLWGGLLYVIVPKGSRLGPVSVTIRRAVPAPYYKLGKTSKGEWRRCLQGNPAPWGELATDNIILTVPTAKLQALEDPEPLLRLWDEMMQAVARLAAQPFPFCRPERIVADVQISAGWMHSGYPIMCHLESVQELINESGMRSKGLWGAIHELGHNQQWHGWEFPPHTTEATCNLWSVYVHETVLGIPRARAHPALSPSEREKRIKAHLGKGAPLSDWSVWTALETYLQLQEAFGWEPFTQLFADYQTLSGLPKDKAGKMNLWMKKFSEKVQKNLVPFFETWGWPIQKEVADGLAHLPPWQGNPTRVPH; encoded by the exons ATGGGGCCCTTTCTCCTCAATGCTGTGAGCTGGCTGGCCAGAGGCCAAACAGGCAAAGTTGGGGTAAACCCGAGGCTAAAAAATCTTTGTTCACTACTGTCAGGACATGGCTTGGAATGCGCCCTGGAGCCTCATCTGACCAGGGACATGAGTGTCTACTGCTGTGCGGCTTACACTGACAAGGAGGCTAAGGAGCTGCAGGAGTTTGTGGCTGAGGGTGGGGGTTTGCTGATCGGGGGCCAGGCCTGGTGGTGGGCCTCCCAGAACCCAGGTCAGTCTGCTTTGGCCAATTTCCCTGGTAACATCATCCTCAACTGCTTTGGCCTCAGCATCCTGGCTCGGACTCTCAGCCCAGGCTGTttccccaccccaactcctgAAATGAGGAGTTATCACTTCCGAAAGGCTCTGTCTGAATTTCAGGCTGCACTGAGCCATGGGGGCAGGGACTTAGAAAAGAGCTGCCTGGCCAAGTTGCGAGAAGACGGTGCAGCCTTCCTACAGATTCCTGCCGAGGGAATCCCTGCTTACGCATCCTTTCACCGGCTCCTGAGAAAGATGCTGCTTCGCTCGGGCCTTCCAGCTGTGAGCAAGGAAAATCCAGTTGCCAGGGACTCCTGTGAGGCCACAATGCTCTGCCTGGCCACAGAGCTGGCACACTCTGGAACTGACTGCTCCCAGCTGGTCCAGAGACTTGGCACCTGTGCCTCCAGTCTGCAGCCTTTGGAACACTCCATCACTGTGGAGATCAATGGAACCAACCCAG GCAATGGTGATTCCTGGCTGAGTACTGGGCTGTATCTCCTGGAAGGACAAAACGCAGAAGTCTCACTGTCtgaagctgctgcctctgctggatTGAAG GTACAGATCGGCTGCCATACTGATAACCTGACCAATGCCAAAAAGCTATCCCGGGCTCCTGTGGTGACTCACCAGTGCTGCATGGACAGGACCAAGAAGTCACTCTCCTGCCTCTGGGGTGGCCTACTCTATGTCATCGTGCCCAAGGGCAGCCGACTTGGCCCTGTGTCTGTGACCATCAGGAgagcagtgccggccccatactACAAGCTGG GTAAAACATCCAAGGGGGAGTGGAGGCGCTGTCTCCAAGGgaacccagctccctggggagaGCTGGCCACGGACAATATCATCCTGACGGTGCCAACTGCGAAGCTCCAGGCCCTGGAGGACCCTGAGCCTCTTCTCCGCCTCTGGGATGAGATGATGCAGGCTGTAGCCAGGCTGGCAGCCCAGCCTTTCCCTTTCTGCAGACCTGAGAGGATTGTGGCCGACGTTCAGATCTCAGCTG GCTGGATGCACTCAGGATACCCTATCATGTGCCACCTGGAGTCAGTGCAGGAGCTCATTAATGAGTCAGGCATGCGAAGCAAAGGTCTGTGGGGAGCCATCCACGAGCTGGGCCACAACCAGCAGTGGCATGGCTGGGAATTCCCCCCACACACCACAGAGGCCACGTGCAACCTCTGGTCAGTCTACGTGCATGAGACGGTGCTGGGCATTCCCAGGGCTCGGGCCCACCCTGCCCTGAGCCCTTCTGAACGAGAGAAGAGAATTAAAGCACACCTGGGAAAGGGAGCCCCTCTGAGCGACTGGAGTGTGTGGACCGCTCTGGAAACATATCTACAG CTCCAGGAGGCCTTTGGGTGGGAGCCATTCACCCAACTGTTTGCTGACTACCAGACCCTCTCAGGCCTCCCCAAAGACAAAGCTGGCAAGATGAACCTATGGATGAAAAAGTTCTCTGAAAAAGTGCAGAAGAATCTCGTTCCTTTCTTTGAGACCTGGGGCTGGCCCATCCAGAAGGAAGTGGCTGAtggcctggcccacctgcctCCATGGCAGGGAAACCCCACGAGGGTACCCCATTAG